The following DNA comes from Diorhabda carinulata isolate Delta chromosome 3, icDioCari1.1, whole genome shotgun sequence.
tgttaataaaaactagtatattttaaatacaaaataaaaaacatcttaatataaataatatctatttttctGTCACATATTGTAACTAACCACATACTGCCAGCtgcaatataaataaaaaagagcCTTTTGTAGGTGTTCTGGGAAACATTTGTATAATcactaaattaattaaaacaaatggGGCAGTCAAAACACTATGATACAACATAtgttatttcttaaatattaattttttattgataaataataaaatggtgaattaaataattatgattcaatattattatgaGGTACATTCAGAGGACAGATTAGAAACTCGTAAAAacccaatattttatgaaaacatCTATATTTTAAGTACAGTACAAAAAACATCTTGATATGAATAATATATCTATCTTTGTGTAATATATGGTAATGTAGGCACCATACTACAAGCTACAACATAAAGAAtgccaaaaaataaatttagctTAGCAGTTTTTCTTGGAACACTGTGAATATCTTTGGATCTGAACtgcttttcaattttaaatgcaTTAGGTAGTGTTACCAAAGGTAACATAaaccattttgaatattttaaagaaacgACCACAAACATGATGTAAGGGGTAAACAACAAAAATGCATATAAAACATGAGAAGCAGTATGTCCTATTATAATTGCCAAAGTAACAATTCCCACTTTTCTATCAGATTCAGAGTCCCTTGTATTATTTCCATGTAAAATAGCCTCAGTGTTCAAAGCTAAAGGTATAGCATAATAAATAGTAGCCCATTCAACGTGACCTGTTTGTGACATAAAAGCAAACAAAACAGAAATAGgtccaaatattattaaaatcaatacatCTCCTAAAGCTATGTATTTAAACCCAATGCCTCCAGTGTACAAAAAACTTGATGATAGTCCTCCAAAGTACACTAACGCCAAATGCTCCATTTTTGCTGGCGATAGATTTGCTAGAAGAATAAAACCAACACATCCTGCAAAGTATAGCATGGCTCCAAATGACACAACCTCATCTTTCGATAATAAATGATCTACAAGAGTCCTGTCGTCTGATTTTCTATTGTCTATACCTTTGACATAGTCAAAATAAGTGTTCACTACATTTCCTGCTCCATGTACTGATATTACAGTTAATACAGTTAATAGTAGAGTGATGTAATTGAAATCTGAAGATCCGGGATACTTGTAAGCTATAGTAGATCCTAAAAGTGTTGGTATTAAGCTTGCACTAAGAGACCATGGTCGAAGGGCTAACACATAACTTGATAGTTTCATTAATCCTCCAGATGTTGTTCTAACTGGTGCACCTTTAGAAACTGCTTGTCCATTATTTTGGATCACTTTTTCTTTAGTCGTAGATACTTCTGTCATAATTTCACACTAGTCGGTCAACTATTTTTCAGAAATACATACTTCAACATATTATAATTCTTATAAACTCAGTTTCTATAATCGTTCTCTTTTAATAACTGtcattcataattatttaatcaCTTCCAATTAGCAATAGaatttctaaaatgttttaCTTCTCTTGCACTTGCGTAAATAAGGCTTTTCTCTCTCTAACTTTAAAAAGTGTAGGCAATCATTCAAgatgtaatttataaaaaattattaggcAACCAAAAATACACAGTTATGCTGCGTAGAGGGCACActtttacaaaatgtttttaagtgcatttcttacttttttaaagaaattaatggcTATACATTTACGGATTCTTGGATTAATTTTGATCATTACTAGTACAATTACACTAATATAGTAAAAAGCCCTAGCGGTATCTCAATTTTgggaattcaaaattttgtcacAGCGTGGATGTTACCTTTAACTCGTTATTGATGAAACAGCAGTTAGATTTCTACCATTGGAAACTGGATCAACTCATTCTCACATAACTTTAATTTACCACCCATTGTGGAACATTGTTTTTTacagaatttgaaattttttaaaactctaTTTTAACCCCAGTTTATTCTACTTTATTAGGAATTAATTGCATCAAATTTAAATAGATTTGTAGTAAATCTGATTGATCCaaatttgaaggaaaataatttaattgttaaatagtact
Coding sequences within:
- the LOC130892031 gene encoding ubiA prenyltransferase domain-containing protein 1 homolog — protein: MTEVSTTKEKVIQNNGQAVSKGAPVRTTSGGLMKLSSYVLALRPWSLSASLIPTLLGSTIAYKYPGSSDFNYITLLLTVLTVISVHGAGNVVNTYFDYVKGIDNRKSDDRTLVDHLLSKDEVVSFGAMLYFAGCVGFILLANLSPAKMEHLALVYFGGLSSSFLYTGGIGFKYIALGDVLILIIFGPISVLFAFMSQTGHVEWATIYYAIPLALNTEAILHGNNTRDSESDRKVGIVTLAIIIGHTASHVLYAFLLFTPYIMFVVVSLKYSKWFMLPLVTLPNAFKIEKQFRSKDIHSVPRKTAKLNLFFGILYVVACSMVPTLPYITQR